A genomic segment from Triticum dicoccoides isolate Atlit2015 ecotype Zavitan chromosome 1A, WEW_v2.0, whole genome shotgun sequence encodes:
- the LOC119353445 gene encoding 3-ketoacyl-CoA synthase 5-like, translating to MASPPHVNKHLKPLFQLVVNNFLVLVVAPVTAIVFLRKAAQLGPEEILSRLHGLRQAHALLAVFLPLALATLYLMSRPRSVYLVDYACCRPNSNCRVSTGSSVENVRFSPYLDDGGVDFMTRMHERSGLGDQTYLHPSFHYIPPRCCLSDARDEAEQVIFAAVDDLFAKTGISPGAIDILVTNCSGFNPTPSLADIVVNKYKLRADIRSVHVSGMGCSAGVISLEVVRNLLQAAPRGARALMVSTEGTSIINYAGKNRGMLLPYALFRMGAAAVLLSTSKSMARFRLMHIVRTLTAAHDRAYLCISMKEDDEGETGAYLSKDLVPVAGEALKANIMAIGSLVLPRSEKLLFAISFIARKVMRSKIKLYVPDFRTAFQHFCIHSGGRAVIDAVQNSLRLSDRDVEASRMTLHRFGNTSSSSLWYELAYIEAKRRMKKGDRVWMIGFGSGFKCNSAVWQCMRPANNTIVGTPWADSLHMYPLNNISEEVG from the coding sequence ATGGCCTCACCACCCCATGTCAACAAGCACCTCAAACCATTGTTCCAGCTCGTCGTGAACAACTTCCTTGTGCTCGTCGTCGCGCCGGTGACAGCCATCGTGTTCCTCCGTAAAGCCGCACAGCTCGGACCCGAGGAGATCCTCTCCCGGCTCCATGGTTTGCGGCAGGCCCACGCTCTGCTGGCCGTCTTCCTCCCGCTCGCCTTGGCCACCCTCTACCTCATGAGCCGCCCTCGTAGCGTGTACCTCGTCGACTACGCTTGCTGCCGGCCAAATTCCAATTGCCGCGTCTCCACAGGCTCCTCCGTCGAGAATGTTCGCTTCTCGCCTTACCTCGACGATGGAGGTGTCGACTTCATGACGCGCATGCACGAGCGCTCGGGCCTCGGTGACCAGACCTACCTCCACCCTTCGTTCCACTATATCCCCCCGCGATGCTGCTTGAGTGATGCTCGTGACGAGGCGGAGCAGGTCATCTTTGCAGCCGTCGACGACCTGTTCGCCAAGACCGGCATAAGTCCTGGAGCTATCGACATACTCGTCACCAACTGCAGTGGCTTCAACCCGACCCCGAGCTTGGCCGACATCGTCGTGAACAAGTACAAGCTCAGAGCCGACATCCGGAGCGTGCACGTATCCGGGATGGGGTGCAGCGCGGGGGTGATCTCCCTAGAGGTCGTGAGAAACCTCCTGCAGGCGGCACCGCGGGGCGCGCGCGCCCTCATGGTGTCCACGGAGGGCACCTCTATCATCAACTATGCCGGCAAGAACCGGGGGATGCTGCTGCCGTACGCCCTGTTCCGCATGGGCGCGGCCGCGGTGCTGCTGTCGACGTCCAAGTCCATGGCCCGTTTCCGGCTCATGCACATCGTGCGAACGCTCACCGCCGCACACGACAGAGCTTACCTGTGCATTTCCATGAAAGAGGACGACGAGGGAGAAACAGGAGCGTACCTGTCCAAGGACCTTGTACCAGTCGCCGGCGAAGCTCTGAAAGCCAACATCATGGCAATAGGGTCCCTCGTCCTCCCACGGTCGGAGAAGCTGCTCTTTGCGATCTCATTCATTGCGCGGAAGGTGATGAGAAGCAAGATCAAGCTATATGTCCCTGATTTCCGGACGGCCTTCCAGCACTTTTGCATCCATTCCGGTGGCCGGGCGGTGATCGACGCGGTGCAAAATAGCTTAAGATTATCAGACAGGGATGTCGAGGCATCACGGATGACGCTTCACCGGTTCGGGAACACGTCCAGCAGTTCATTGTGGTACGAACTTGCATACATCGAGGCCAAGAGACGGATGAAGAAGGGCGACCGGGTGTGGATGATCGGGTTCGGTTCTGGGTTCAAGTGCAACAGCGCCGTGTGGCAGTGCATGAGGCCGGCCAACAACACCATTGTCGGCACGCCATGGGCTGATTCTCTTCATATGTATCCTCTCAACAACATCTCGGAGGAAGTGGGCTAA